A stretch of DNA from Falco cherrug isolate bFalChe1 unplaced genomic scaffold, bFalChe1.pri scaffold_289, whole genome shotgun sequence:
CCGCAGGCAGTCCTGGAACATCTGCTTTGCCAGGCCCAACACGCCGGCGTAGACGCTGCCGGAGCCGCAGGGATATTCGGCAAAGAGCTTCAACTCAAACTCAAAGCCAGGCCGGGGCGCGGCGTCGAAGGCGAAGACTCGTCCCACCAAAGCGTGGTCCTTACGGAAGCGAACGTTGAAAGGAGCGCAGCCGGCAAGGGTGGCGAGGCGTTCCCGCACCGCCGGCGGTTTTCCCGGCCAGTCCTCGGCGCGGCCGCGCATGGCTTCGCTCAGCTCCGCCAAGCACTCGGCACCACGCGGGCGGCACGGCACCGGTAGCGGCGGGGGACCGCGGGGTTCCGGCGCTGCCGTTTCCTCGAGGCGGCGCGGTACCGGTGGGGTATCGCGACGCCGGGTCTCAGCGTGGCTGTGCCGCAGGCGGCGGGCGGCTTCCAGCAGCGGTTCGATGCGGTCGGCGCCCTCGAAGTTGACGCAGCCGCGGCAGACGGCCTCGCTGAAGTCCCACACCACGGCCCAGGGCATCTTGGGCAGGTCGCACAGGTAACACCACTGCCGCCGCCAAGACATGGCGGGGCCGCCGGGACCCCTCCtcgctgcagccccctcccagaGGTTTTCTCCTTCAGCGGGTGCTGCTCCTCCGTGGGACCCTCTGTGTGGAGACCCCTCAGTGGGGTCCCTCGGAGGGTCCCCCTCAGGAAAGACCCCTCAGAGGGCTCCTTCCTAGGCTGGCccctcagcacagcccccccccagaAGGCACCCacagagccccctcccccagggtCCCCTCAGAGGGGCCCCCAAtagcacagcccccccccccaaaggcACCCACAGAGCCCCCTCAAAGGGTACCCCCCAGCATAGACCCCCCAAAGGCACCCAcagagcccccctcccccagggtCCCCTCAGAGGGGCCCCCAAtagcacagcccccccccccaaaggcACCCAcagagcccccctcccccagggtCCCCTCAGAGGGGCCCCCAAtagcacagccccccccccaaaggcACCCACAGAGCCCCCTCAAAGGGTATCCCCTCAGCATAGACCCCCCAGAAGGCACCCAcagagcccccctcccccagggtCCCCTCAGAGGGGCCCCCAAtagcacagcccccccccccaaaggcACCCACAGAGCCCCCTCAAAGGGTACCCCCCAGCATAGAACCCCCAAAGGCACCCAcagagcccccctcccccagggtCCCCTCAGAGGGGCCCCCAAtagcacagcccccccccaaaGGCACCCAcagagcccccctcccccagggtCCCCTCAGAGGGGCCCCCAATagcacagccccctcccccaaaGGCACCCacagagccccctcccccagggtCCCCTCAGAGGGGCCCCCAAtagcacagccccccccccaaaggcacccacagagccccctcccccagggtCCCCTCAGAGGGTCCTCCAAtagcacagcccccccccccccaaaggcacccacagagccccctcccccagggtCCCTCAGAGGGGCCCCCAAtagcacagcccccccccaaaGGCACCCACAGAGCCCCCTCAAAGGGTATCCCCTCAGCAtagcgcccccccccccaaataccCCTTCAGAGCCCCCCTCACAAAAACCCCCTCACAACCCCCCTCAGCACAGCACCTTCACAGAGCCCCCCTCACCGTGGTCCCCTTAGAGACCCCCCCTCCTGAAATCCCTTCAGGGAggcccttcccctccccccctcacAGGGTCTCCCCTCAGCACAGTCCCCCCCCCAgagcccggcccccccccccctcacgGAGCCCCCTCAGAGGGGCCCCCAATAGCACAGGCCCCTCACCGAACCCCCTCACAGGGTCTCCCCTCAACACAGCCCCCCCCTTCATCACCGCCCCTCCCTCCGCATACCTTAAGGGATATGTATATACCTTAAAGGGGCCGCCGGAGCGCGGGGGGACGGGAGGGGACGGGCGGCGGCACTGCGCATgcgcggggcgggcagcgcaTGCGCGGGGAAGTGGGCGGGGTGAAGCCCCTTTGACCACGCCCCCCTCGCGCTATTGGGTGGTGTCGTCCTGCCCCCCCGTGGCCCCGCCCCCTGCCTGGATCCAACACGGGTCGGGGGGTGGTGATAggcggggtgctgggggtcctCCGGGGGGGTGCAGGGCCTGGGCCCTCCAGGTATGGGAGCTATAGGGGCTGGGGGCTATAGGGGCGGGGGGCTATAGGGTAGCGTAACTCGCGCCTCCTTCCCAGCAGGGGGCGCTGCAGGCTGCGGGAGTGAGTGACAGTCGCAGCAGCCAATGGCTCGGGGAGGGGGCGGGAGGCGGGCTCCTCCTCGCAGCCAATAGCAACTCAAGGCTGGAGGACAGACTG
This window harbors:
- the IRF2BP1 gene encoding interferon regulatory factor 2-binding protein 1 isoform X2, translating into MSWRRQWCYLCDLPKMPWAVVWDFSEAVCRGCVNFEGADRIEPLLEAARRLRHSHAETRRRDTPPVPRRLEETAAPEPRGPPPLPVPCRPRGAECLAELSEAMRGRAEDWPGKPPAVRERLATLAGCAPFNVRFRKDHALVGRVFAFDAAPRPGFEFELKLFAEYPCGSGSVYAGVLGLAKQMFQDCLRAPGKAISSGYKYLEYEKRQGSGDWRLLGELFTEAVRFFRHPPAPEALPQQHPPPPPHHHHRRRKASPEPDEPRPHRQHPAGEVSPEEPPVVQHSAEDLASPALCCGLCRRRLEDTHFVQCPSVPAHRFCFPCARRAIRARGAGGEVHCPSGGRCPLAGSGLPWAFMQGEIAAILAGDVRVKRERDP
- the IRF2BP1 gene encoding interferon regulatory factor 2-binding protein 1 isoform X1, which encodes MRSAAARPLPSPRAPAAPLRGSHGGAAPAEGENLWEGAAARRGPGGPAMSWRRQWCYLCDLPKMPWAVVWDFSEAVCRGCVNFEGADRIEPLLEAARRLRHSHAETRRRDTPPVPRRLEETAAPEPRGPPPLPVPCRPRGAECLAELSEAMRGRAEDWPGKPPAVRERLATLAGCAPFNVRFRKDHALVGRVFAFDAAPRPGFEFELKLFAEYPCGSGSVYAGVLGLAKQMFQDCLRAPGKAISSGYKYLEYEKRQGSGDWRLLGELFTEAVRFFRHPPAPEALPQQHPPPPPHHHHRRRKASPEPDEPRPHRQHPAGEVSPEEPPVVQHSAEDLASPALCCGLCRRRLEDTHFVQCPSVPAHRFCFPCARRAIRARGAGGEVHCPSGGRCPLAGSGLPWAFMQGEIAAILAGDVRVKRERDP